The proteins below are encoded in one region of Deltaproteobacteria bacterium:
- a CDS encoding aldo/keto reductase codes for MDFKDHTILGRTGLSVSRLGIAASYGAPDPAIEMAFHEYGINFLYWGSRRKTGMRDAILNLKGSYRDKLVIAFQSYDKSGLFMRRFHEKGLRTLGIDCADLLILGWMMGIPQGRMLETAMRLKEEGKVRYLAISSHNRSLVGDLIRRRDFPIDIYMIRYNAAHRGAETDIFSHIPTEDPPGLMSYTATRWGRLLEPKKMPPGEHPMTAAECYRFVLTDPHVNLCMMGPRTALEMEQGLTALEGGPLSTEEMERARWIGDFVHG; via the coding sequence ATGGATTTCAAGGACCATACGATACTCGGCCGTACGGGACTTTCGGTCAGCCGTCTTGGAATCGCGGCCTCTTACGGGGCTCCCGATCCGGCCATCGAGATGGCTTTTCACGAGTATGGGATTAACTTCCTCTACTGGGGATCCAGGCGCAAAACCGGCATGCGGGACGCCATTTTAAACCTGAAGGGAAGTTACCGTGACAAACTGGTCATTGCCTTTCAGAGCTACGACAAATCGGGCCTTTTCATGCGCCGGTTCCACGAAAAAGGCCTGCGTACCCTGGGGATCGACTGTGCCGACCTGCTCATCCTGGGCTGGATGATGGGTATTCCGCAGGGCCGGATGCTTGAGACGGCCATGCGATTGAAAGAGGAGGGCAAGGTCAGGTACCTGGCCATCTCCTCCCACAACCGATCGTTGGTAGGGGATCTGATCCGACGGAGGGATTTCCCCATTGACATATATATGATCCGCTACAACGCCGCCCACCGAGGTGCCGAGACCGATATCTTTTCCCATATCCCGACTGAGGACCCGCCGGGCCTCATGTCGTACACCGCCACAAGGTGGGGCCGTCTTCTGGAGCCGAAGAAGATGCCGCCCGGGGAACATCCCATGACCGCGGCGGAATGCTACCGTTTCGTCCTCACAGATCCCCATGTGAACCTTTGCATGATGGGACCGAGAACCGCCTTGGAAATGGAGCAGGGGTTAACAGCCCTGGAAGGGGGGCCGCTGTCGACCGAGGAGATGGAAAGGGCCAGGTGGATCGGCGATTTCGTACATGGGTAG
- a CDS encoding VOC family protein, with protein MNIERLDHLVLTVKDIDETCSFYEEIMGMRVITFGAGRKALIFGKQKINLHEKGNEFEPKAEQPTSGSADLCFITSTSLKEVIGHLQSCGVEIIDGPVKRTGAMGPIVSVYFRDPDMNLIEVSNYESA; from the coding sequence ATGAATATTGAAAGATTGGACCACTTAGTGTTGACGGTAAAAGATATAGATGAGACCTGCTCGTTCTATGAAGAAATAATGGGCATGAGAGTCATCACGTTTGGAGCAGGCAGGAAGGCGTTGATTTTTGGCAAACAAAAAATAAATCTTCATGAAAAAGGAAATGAATTTGAGCCAAAAGCCGAACAGCCGACTTCCGGTTCAGCAGATTTATGCTTTATCACATCTACATCTCTCAAAGAAGTAATCGGTCACTTACAATCTTGTGGCGTAGAAATAATTGATGGTCCAGTAAAACGGACCGGCGCAATGGGACCAATTGTTTCTGTATATTTTCGTGATCCAGACATGAACCTGATTGAGGTGTCAAACTACGAAAGCGCCTGA
- a CDS encoding DUF554 domain-containing protein, with protein MPLQGTLVNVFAIIVGAILGRYLGHLLSEKVRGTVISGLGLAVLLIGFQLAFQTRQPLILIGSIILGGIIGEVVHIEATMERVGQRLQKRFSGAGNVAEAFVTASLLYCVGAMAIMGAIQEGLGGGPSILYAKSALDGVASVALASTLGIGVIFSVLPVLIYQGLITMAAGSVQFLLTDPVIAEMNAVGGLLIVGIGLDLLKIKKLPVGNLLPGIFVAPVLVWIFL; from the coding sequence ATGCCACTTCAAGGAACGCTTGTAAACGTTTTCGCCATCATCGTGGGAGCCATCCTGGGGCGATACCTCGGGCACCTCCTGTCGGAAAAGGTGAGGGGGACAGTCATCTCCGGGCTGGGGTTGGCGGTTCTTCTTATCGGTTTTCAGCTGGCCTTTCAGACAAGGCAGCCCCTTATCCTCATCGGCAGCATAATCCTCGGGGGTATTATCGGGGAAGTGGTTCATATTGAGGCGACCATGGAAAGGGTGGGGCAGCGCCTGCAGAAAAGGTTCTCGGGCGCGGGGAACGTCGCGGAAGCCTTTGTGACGGCCAGCCTCCTTTACTGTGTGGGTGCCATGGCCATCATGGGAGCAATCCAGGAAGGGCTTGGAGGTGGTCCCTCCATCCTGTATGCCAAGTCGGCTTTGGACGGCGTGGCCTCCGTGGCTTTGGCGTCCACACTGGGCATCGGGGTCATCTTTTCCGTGCTTCCTGTTCTGATATATCAAGGGTTGATCACTATGGCGGCCGGGTCCGTCCAGTTTCTGCTGACCGATCCGGTGATCGCGGAGATGAACGCCGTGGGGGGGCTTCTGATCGTAGGCATCGGGTTGGATCTTCTGAAAATAAAGAAGCTTCCGGTAGGGAACCTGTTGCCCGGGATATTCGTGGCTCCGGTACTTGTTTGGATCTTTTTGTGA
- a CDS encoding lipoprotein-releasing ABC transporter permease subunit, with translation MRPSFEAMVAFRHLRSRRRNTLVSTITAVSILGIALGVGTLIVVTSVMSGYTGSMLDMILSTTSHILIQGDGVGVEGYEDIIGKVMKNPHAVAASPYVLGQALLKTKGGTVGIAVKGVDPQREADVTGVVGEMAQGRFGDLKGKAVFVGKDLADEKGLKVGDEVTLISPSQVASPFGMIPVMSRFTITGLFETGMYDYDMGMVLINLKSAQSFFDMGDSVTGVAVKVDDVRKARQIAQDLQGALGYSLWVRDWKSLNRNLFAALRIQKFTLFIILLLIVLVAAFNIVGTLIMVVMEKGREIAILIAMGATRRSIGRIFRMEGLLIGTAGTLLGIVVGTGLCWALARYKFVDLPRSVYYLSTLPVKVRLVEVLIIGGCAMAISYLSTVYPAWRASRLHTAEILRYE, from the coding sequence ATGAGACCGTCTTTCGAGGCAATGGTTGCCTTTCGCCACCTGAGATCCCGCAGGCGCAATACGCTGGTGTCCACAATTACCGCTGTTTCCATCCTGGGTATCGCCCTGGGCGTGGGGACCTTGATTGTGGTGACGTCCGTAATGTCCGGGTACACCGGATCAATGCTGGACATGATCCTGAGCACAACATCCCACATCCTTATTCAGGGCGACGGTGTCGGAGTTGAGGGGTATGAGGATATCATTGGAAAGGTTATGAAAAACCCACATGCCGTCGCCGCGTCTCCCTATGTTCTCGGACAGGCCCTCCTCAAGACGAAAGGTGGGACCGTCGGAATAGCGGTGAAAGGGGTGGACCCCCAACGCGAGGCCGATGTGACCGGGGTCGTGGGCGAGATGGCGCAGGGACGGTTCGGGGACCTGAAGGGCAAGGCGGTATTTGTGGGAAAGGACCTGGCCGACGAGAAAGGCCTGAAGGTTGGAGATGAGGTAACCCTTATATCCCCGTCCCAGGTTGCTTCGCCGTTTGGAATGATTCCGGTTATGAGCCGTTTTACCATTACCGGTCTGTTTGAAACCGGTATGTACGATTACGACATGGGAATGGTCCTGATTAACCTGAAATCCGCTCAGTCTTTCTTCGATATGGGTGACTCGGTCACAGGTGTCGCGGTGAAGGTTGACGATGTCCGGAAGGCCCGGCAGATTGCTCAAGATCTCCAGGGGGCCCTGGGGTATTCCCTCTGGGTTCGAGACTGGAAAAGCCTGAACCGGAACCTCTTCGCCGCCCTCAGGATCCAGAAGTTTACGCTCTTCATTATCCTTCTTCTCATTGTCCTGGTGGCGGCATTCAATATAGTTGGAACCCTGATCATGGTGGTCATGGAAAAGGGAAGGGAGATAGCCATTCTCATCGCCATGGGCGCCACCCGCCGGTCCATCGGAAGGATATTCCGCATGGAGGGGCTTCTCATCGGGACTGCCGGGACCCTCCTTGGGATTGTTGTCGGTACAGGCCTGTGTTGGGCCCTGGCCCGATACAAATTCGTGGATCTTCCCAGGAGCGTCTATTACTTGAGCACCCTGCCCGTTAAGGTGCGCCTCGTAGAGGTCCTGATCATCGGTGGATGCGCCATGGCCATCAGCTATCTGTCCACGGTTTACCCGGCGTGGAGGGCGTCACGGCTCCACACGGCGGAGATTCTGAGGTACGAGTGA
- a CDS encoding methyltransferase domain-containing protein, with translation MTDHTIQSINQSIRAFTRSRIILTGVELDLFTLLDGEALSAEEITARLESDFRATTILLDALAGLGFLVKDAGLYRTEPSAARFLSDNSSDSILPSVRHSVHLWQTWTQLTDIVREGGPAKKPDRPPGEYTRAFIGAMHVRAVREADEMVQVIDPGATRSLIDIGGGSGSYTVAFLRAVPEITATIFDLPEVIELARERMKEEGLLDRVDLVAGNFYEDEFPGGHDLALLSAIIHQNRHDENEKLYEKVYRSLNPGGRVVISDFILGPDRTRPLPAAIFAVNMLVNTHGGNAYTFAEIKKGLEAAGFSEVRIIVNDERFSLIEAFKG, from the coding sequence ATGACCGACCACACCATTCAATCCATTAACCAGTCCATAAGGGCATTCACCAGGAGTCGCATCATCCTCACCGGGGTGGAACTGGACCTCTTCACCCTCCTCGATGGTGAGGCGCTTTCCGCCGAAGAGATCACCGCCCGGTTAGAGTCCGACTTTCGGGCTACCACCATCCTGCTCGACGCCCTGGCCGGCCTTGGGTTCCTTGTAAAGGATGCCGGCCTTTACCGCACCGAACCGTCGGCGGCAAGATTTCTGTCCGATAACTCCTCCGATTCCATTCTTCCGTCTGTAAGACACTCGGTGCATTTGTGGCAGACCTGGACACAGCTAACCGATATCGTGCGTGAGGGCGGCCCGGCCAAAAAGCCCGATCGACCTCCGGGCGAATACACCAGGGCGTTCATCGGCGCCATGCACGTGCGGGCCGTAAGAGAAGCCGACGAGATGGTACAGGTTATCGACCCGGGGGCTACCCGGTCGCTTATCGACATCGGCGGCGGTTCGGGGTCGTACACCGTCGCTTTCCTGCGGGCGGTTCCGGAAATAACCGCCACCATCTTCGACCTGCCCGAGGTTATCGAGCTTGCCCGGGAACGTATGAAAGAGGAGGGGCTGCTGGACAGGGTCGATCTCGTTGCCGGGAATTTTTACGAGGACGAATTCCCCGGCGGTCACGACCTGGCGCTTTTGTCCGCCATCATCCACCAGAACAGGCACGATGAGAACGAAAAGCTTTATGAAAAGGTCTACCGGTCTTTAAACCCGGGCGGCCGCGTGGTGATAAGCGATTTCATCCTCGGGCCTGACCGCACCCGGCCCCTGCCCGCGGCGATATTTGCGGTGAATATGTTGGTTAACACCCACGGCGGTAATGCCTACACCTTCGCCGAGATAAAGAAGGGCCTGGAAGCCGCCGGTTTTTCTGAGGTGCGGATCATTGTGAATGATGAGCGTTTCTCTTTAATTGAGGCGTTTAAGGGGTAA